From Pyrenophora tritici-repentis strain M4 chromosome 1, whole genome shotgun sequence, the proteins below share one genomic window:
- a CDS encoding IspA, Geranylgeranyl pyrophosphate synthase — MDPFQTVAREMKFLTGNIRQLLGSGHPTLDTVAKYYTQSEGKYVRPMLVLLMSRATALTPRSSRGGMGIGSQSADISITNPTILADENPDCNPISSIRHDSAYTSEDSDILPSQRRLAEITELIHTASLLHDDVIDHSVSRRSAPSANVEFGNKMAVLAGDFLLGRASVALARLRDPEVTELLATVIANLVEGEFMQLKNTARDDKNPAWTEDTVSYYLQKTYLKSASLISKSCRAAAILGGSTPDVVEAAYLYGKNLGLAFQLVDDMLDYTVSEAELGKPAGADLELGLATAPLLFAWKEDESLGRLVGRKFSQQGDVQRAREIVARSSGLEQTRALAQEYVDKAIEAISFFPESEAKTGLVEMCTKVMKRRK; from the exons ATGGATCCCTTCCAAACCGTAGCACGAGAGATGAAGTTTCTCACCGGAAACATACGCCAATTACTAGGTTCTGGACACCCCACCCTGGATACCGTGGCCAAATACTACACGCAGAGTGAGGGCAAATATGTGCGACCCATGCTGGTTCTGCTCATGAGCCGAGCGACGGCGCTCACACCCCGAAGTTCAAGAGGAGGCATGGGCATTGGAAGTCAAAGTGCAGATATTTCCATAACAAACCCAACTATTCTTGCAGATGAGAACCCAGATTGCAACCCCATTAGCAGTATACGACACGACTCTGCCTACACGAGCGAAGACAGCGATATCCTCCCCAGCCAACGCCGATTAGCAGAAATCACCGAACTCATCCACACAGCTTCTCTACTACACGACGATGTCATCGACCACTCCGTCTCCCGGCGTTCCGCACCATCGGCAAACGTCGAGTTCGGCAACAAAATGGCCGTGCTGGCAGGCGACTTCCTCCTAGGAAGAGCCTCCGTTGCGCTAGCCCGACTCCGCGATCCAGAAGTCACTGAGCTCTTAGCAACCGTCATCGCAAACCTAGTCGAGGGCGAGTTCATGCAACTCAAGAACACTGCGCGCGACGACAAGAACCCGGCGTGGACTGAAGATACCGTTTCTTACTACCTCCAGAAAACATACCTCAAATCGGCCTCGCTCATCTCCAAAAGCTGTCGTGCCGCTGCTATTCTTGGCGGCTCAACACCAGATGTTGTAGAAGCGGCGTATCTCTACGGCAAGAACCTCGGCCTCGCTTTCCAACTTGTAGACGACATGCTCGACTACACCGTCTCCGAGGCTGAACTAGGGAAACCAGCTGGCGCAGATCTAGAACTTGGGCTTGCGACTGCGCCACTGCTTTTTGCGTGGAAGGAGGATGAGAGTTTGGGACGGTTGGTTGGAAGGAAGTTTTCACAGCAAGGGGATGTGCAACGG GCAAGAGAGATTGTAGCACGTAGCTCAGGTCTCGAGCAAACGCGTGCCCTGGCGCAGGAATACGTCGATAAAGCTATTGAAGCGATATCCTTCTTCCCCGAAAGCGAAGCCAAGACGGGTCTGGTGGAGATGTGCACAAAGGTTATGAAGAGGAGGAAATGA
- a CDS encoding HisF, Imidazoleglycerol-phosphate synthase yields MPTVHLLDYVAGNVRSLVNAIEKVGYTVEWVKSPTDVPAAEKLIIPGVGHFGHCLSQLQNAGYMEPIREHVKAGKPLMGICVGLQALFEGSEEDEKVKGFGFIPTKLRKFRDTDKSVPHIGWNSANTSRQGDMTDQSLYGLRPTSKYYYVHSYAALYKEGELEKHGWAIATARYGDEEFVGAVAKNNIFATQFHPEKSGAAGLRVLKAFLDQNRLSPLPEKPSDADIREGLTRRVIACLDVRTNDQGDLVVTKGDQYDVREKEGAGNAVRNLGKPVDMAKKYYEQGADEVTFLNITSFRNCPVADTPMLEILRRTSETVFVPLTIGGGIRDTVDTDGTKISALDIATMYFKSGADKVSIGSDAVTAAEEYYARGGKLSGTTAIETISSAYGNQAVVISVDPKRVYVASPDATPHHTIKTATPGPNGEQYCWYQCTIKGGREGRDFDVRQLVTAVEAMGAGEILLNCIDKDGSNSGFDTELINDVKDAIKIPVIASSGAGHPGHFEDVFAQTRTDAALGAGMFHRSEYTVKQVKDHLQAKGQLVRPFEQDI; encoded by the exons ATGCCGACCGTTCACTTGCTCGATTATGTTGCTGGCAATGTTAGATCTTTGGTAAATGCCATTGAGAAAGTCGGCTATACCGTAGAATGGGTCAAGTCACCTACTGATGTCCCTGCTGCAGAG AAACTCATCATTCCTGGTGTAGGCCACTTTGGTCACTGTCTCTCGCAGCTACAGAATGCAGGCTACATGGAGCCGATTCGCGAACACGTCAAAGCCGGGAAACCACTGATGGGAATTTGTGTTGGTCTGCAGGCGCTATTTGAAGGCTCGGAAGAAGATGAGAAGGTCAAAGGCTTCGGCTTCATTCCGACCAAACTGCGCAAGTTCCGCGACACAGACAAGAGCGTACCGCACATCGGATGGAATAGCGCCAACACTTCGCGGCAAGGCGACATGACTGACCAATCGCTGTACGGACTGCGACCAACATCCAAGTACTACTACGTCCACTCATATGCCGCGCTTTATAAGGAGGGCGAGTTAGAAAAGCATGGCTGGGCAATTGCAACTGCGCGCTACGGCGATGAGGAGTTTGTGGGCGCAGTCGCCAAAAACAACATCTTTGCCACTCAGTTCCACCCCGAGAAGAGTGGAGCTGCAGGACTGCGTGTCCTTAAGGCATTCCTAGACCAGAACAGGCTGTCGCCACTGCCCGAGAAGCCATCAGACGCTGATATAAGAGAAGGGCTTACCAGGCGTGTTATCGCATGTCTCGACGTCCGGACAAACGACCAAGGCGATCTTGTAGTGACCAAGGGCGACCAATATGATGTCCGAGAGAAAGAAGGCGCCGGAAATGCGGTACGAAATCTGGGCAAGCCCGTCGACATGGCCAAGAAATACTACGAGCAAGGCGCCGACGAAGTCACCTTCCTCAACATCACATCATTCCGCAACTGCCCGGTGGCCGACACGCCCATGCTCGAGATCCTTCGTCGAACCAGTGAAACAGTCTTTGTCCCACTCACAATAGGCGGAGGCATACGCGACACAGTAGATACGGACGGAACCAAAATCTCAGCCCTGGACATCGCCACCATGTACTTCAAATCAGGCGCCGACAAAGTAAGCATAGGCTCCGACGCCGTCACCGCAGCAGAAGAGTACTATGCGCGCGGCGGTAAGTTATCCGGAACCACAGCCATAGAAACTATATCCTCAGCCTACGGCAACCAAGCCGTCGTCATCAGCGTAGACCCAAAGCGCGTCTACGTCGCCTCGCCAGACGCTACACCCCACCACACCATCAAGACTGCTACCCCAGGACCAAACGGCGAGCAATACTGCTGGTACCAATGTACCATCAAGGGTGGACGCGAAGGCCGCGACTTTGACGTCCGACAACTCGTCACTGCCGTCGAAGCCATGGGCGCAGGCGAGATTCTATTAAACTGTATAGACAAGGATGGCAGCAATAGCGGATTCGACACTGAACTTATCAATGATGTCAAGGACGCGATTAAGATTCCGGTTATCGCGAGTAGTGGCGCGGGACACCCAGGACATTTTGAAGACGTGTTTGCGCAGACCAGGACGGATGCTGCACTTGGGGCTGGAATG TTTCACAGAAGCGAATATACGGTCAAGCAGGTCAAAGACCACTTGCAAGCAAAAGGGCAACTTGTGCGTCCTTTCGAACAGGATATATAG
- a CDS encoding RpsD, Ribosomal protein S4, which translates to MVRKLKHHEQKLLKKVDFNTYKSDNDHREAAVMRRYAIQGRDDYRKYNQLAGSLRQLAHKIAALDPSDPFRRKHEDLMLEKLWDMGILGTGGGGRGKLSDIEHKVTVSAFARRRLPVVMTRLRMSDHIQAATTLIEQGHVRVGTDVITDPAYLVTRNMEDFVTWVDSSKIKRNIMKYRDKLDDFELEAV; encoded by the exons ATGGTGCGCAAACTCAAGCACCACGAGCAGAAGCTCCTGAAGAAG GTCGACTTCAACACATACAAAAGCGACAATGATCATCGGGAAGCAGCGGTAATGCGCCGCTATGCCATCCAAGGCCGAGACGACTACCGAAAATACAACCAGCTCGCTGGTTCTCTGCGACAACTCGCGCACAAGATTGCCGCCTTGGACCCGTCGGATCCGTTCAGAAGAAAACATGAAGACTTGATGCTGGAGAAGCTTTGGGATATGGGAATTCTCGGTACTGGTGGAGGCGGCAGGGGGAAGCTGAGCGACATCGAGCATAAGGTTACTGTGTCTGCGTTTGCACGGAGGAGATTGCCTGTTGTAATGACCCGGCTGCGCATGTCGGATCATATCCAGGCGGCAACAACCCTTATCGAGCAGGGGCACGTCCGCGTTGGAACGGACGTTATCACCGACCCGGCATATCTCGTCACAAG GAACATGGAGGACTTTGTGACCTGGGTCGACTCTTCCAAGATCAAGCGCAACATCATGAAGTACCGCGACAAGCTGGACGACTTCGAACTCGAAGCCGTATGA
- a CDS encoding Pyr-redox-3 multi-domain protein, whose amino-acid sequence MLRTPPLLNSHSPVPTTQDQKYDVIIIGAGFSGISALHRFRNQSLHSHIFEAGSDFGGAWHCNRYPGARVDSETPFYQLSIPEVYNTWTFSSRFPDHHELRRYMAHIDKALGLRRDTTFNARVCGCTWDNSIADWTIRTESGVTARSRWLVLATRLLHKPYTPSWPGKANYKGLLIHPAQWNEGIRVKGKKVAIIGGGATSVQLTQELGKQASHLTLLVRRPSYCLPMVQKTWSPDEITAFRDNLPVLLAAARASAVGIPNTRLNKRAQDVPTEERESYFEEIWAAGGMQFLLRNYNNIMLDKEANELVYEFWKKKVRQRLTDCKKQALMARDEMSFYFSTKRTPLEQDYYDVLNQENIDILDLKDCGIRGFTERGLQLGDQEREFDCIVCATGFDSITGSVTSMGLKNKHGVDIKDVWQDGVRTYLGMMVHGFPNAFMVYSRQAPNALANGPTVIECQCDFACDTIVRLGMNKIIEPTREAEEGWKEGIDVSTSRTLYPHTDSWWNTSNVPGKKAENQLYILGISNYEKQCRETMDGWKGFVVSDVASP is encoded by the exons ATGCTACGAACACCACCCCTGCTCAACTCACACAGCCCTGTTCCTACAACTCAAGACCAGAAATACGACGTCATAATCATAGGCGCCGGTTTCTCGGGCATCAGCGCTCTCCACCGTTTCCGTAATCAAAGCCTCCATTCCCACATCTTCGAAGCCG GATCCGACTTTGGCGGAGCATGGCACTGTAACCGATATCCCGGCGCACGTGTTGACAGCGAAACACCCTTCTACCAACTCAGCATCCCCGAAGTCTACAACACATGGACCTTTTCCTCGCGTTTCCCCGATCACCACGAGCTGAGAAGGTACATGGCGCACATTGACAAGGCGCTCGGACTACGGCGCGACACAACATTCAACGCAAGAGTGTGTGGTTGTACCTGGGACAACAGCATCGCAGATTGGACGATCCGAACTGAGTCAGGAGTGACAGCCAGATCAAGATGGCTAGTCCTAGCAACAAGGCTCCTGCACAAACCATACACCCCCTCCTGGCCCGGAAAAGCCAACTACAAGGGCCTTCTAATCCATCCAGCACAATGGAACGAAGGCATCAGGGTAAAAGGCAAAAAAGTCGCCATCATAGGCGGAGGAGCAACATCCGTTCAACTCACCCAAGAACTAGGCAAACAAGCATCCCATCTCACACTCCTCGTACGTCGCCCATCCTACTGCCTCCCCATGGTGCAAAAAACATGGTCTCCAGATGAGATAACCGCTTTCCGCGATAACCTCCCCGTACTACTTGCCGCCGCACGCGCTTCCGCCGTCGGAATACCGAACACACGGTTGAACAAGCGTGCACAAGATGTCCCCACCGAGGAGCGAGAGAGCTACTTTGAGGAGATTTGGGCGGCGGGTGGTATGCAGTTCCTGCTGCGAAATTACAACAACATCATGCTGGATAAAGAGGCGAATGAATTGGTGTACGAGTTTTGGAAGAAAAAGGTACGGCAGCGATTGACGGACTGTAAGAAACAGGCGTTGATGGCGCGGGATGAGATGTCGTTTTACTTTAGTACGAAGCGTACGCCGTTGGAGCAAGATTACTACGATGTACTGAATCAGGAGAATATTGATATTCTGGATCTGAAGGACTGTGGCATACGCGGGTTTACCGAACGAGGGCTACAGCTGGGTGACCAGGAACGAGAGTTCGATTGCATTGTGTGTGCTACAGGGTTCGATAGTATCACTGGATCGGTCACGAGTATGGGTCTCAAGAATAAGCATGGCGTGGATATCAAGGATGTGTGGCAAGATGGCGTGCGGACGTATTTGGGGATGATGGTACATGGGTTCCCCAATGCGTTTATGGTTTACTCGCGCCAGGCACCGAATGCGCTGGCGAATGGACCGACGGTTATAGAATGTCAGTGCGATTTTGCGTGCGATACAATTGTTAGGCTGGGAATGAACAAGATTATCGAGCCGACGAGGGAGGCGGAGGAAGGGTGGAAGGAGGGTATTGATGTGTCGACAAGCCGTACATTGTACCCGCACACGGACTCGTGGTGGAATACGAGTAATGTTCCGGGTAAAAAGGCGGAGAATCAGCTGTATATCTTGGGTATCAGTAACTACGAGAAGCAATGTCGTGAGACGATGGATGGATGGAAAGGCTTTGTTGTTTCGGACGTAGCTTCGCCATAA
- a CDS encoding AraJ, Arabinose efflux permease codes for MAALENDKTSVRHVENLDNATTSDQDARFHDDANEEIVRHLQDTGEDVGMTFRTIMAAVSMAMCYNAYLFTLLIPPAILTYINADLGPDARYTWITISWNLGGAMFVTVGGRLSDLFGRRYFFIAGAVILIIGSIVSATGQSINQMIAGGALFGCGSGFLEMAFGAVQEIVPSKYRHVTIGLFDAASVIAQIMPLVSWVIIKQTGNWRICYYVMIAFQSINLVLLFFFYNPPSWKEKRIEHGKSARQLLREFDWLGLFLFLAGCTLFIVGVSWGGSMAPWISATVLAPIIIGLLTLVALGFYEAHCTLTAPLFPPRLFRAKRHFTVPMLVMAIGGMQYYSQATLWPRLSQLIYASDEVSKGLYAEVLPLGTITGGIIVAFSKMIGHQRWVIMFAVALQTACVGAMSTSSMDSPVKSIFLTVIISTCTSVNLLNGMVLVGFGIVYQEDIGTAAGLAGTSRLLAGAVATAIFVNVTNNKYGHVLPERVRTNLASFDLPSSTIARLVTAARANTAAGYAAIPGITPSVKAAAVLSNQEAYLEGAHLSYLVALAFGLLGVVAAFFIPSVDKRKYTSKTVAIQRRDRKELQERKGAEAGQQ; via the exons ATGGCTGCACTCGAAAATGACAAGACTTCTGTAAGGCATGTCGAAAACCTCGACAATGCCACTACGTCGGATCAAGATGCGCGATTTCATGATGATGCGAACGAGGAAATCGTTAGACATTTACAAGATACAGGTGAAGATGTTGGTATGACTT TCCGCACAATCATGGCCGCGGTATCAATGGCCATGTGCTACAACGCCTACCTCTTCACGCTCCTCATTCCGCCAGCTATTCTCACATACATCAATGCCGACCTTGGGCCTGACGCCCGGTATACATGGATAACGATATCCTGGAATCTTGGAGGCGCAATGTTTGTCACGGTTGGCGGACGATTATCGGACCTCTTTGGCAGGAGATACTTCTTCATCGCTGGTGCAGTGATCCTCATAATTGGCAGTATCGTCTCTGCCACCGGACAAAGCATCAATCAGATGATAGCTGGGGGAGCCTTATTTGGCTGCGGTTCTGGGTTTCTGGAGATGGCTTTTGGAGCGGTGCAAGAGATTGTGCCCAGCAAGTATCGACATGTTACTATTGGATTGTTCGATGCTGCGTCCGTTATCGCACAAATTATGCCTTTGGTGAGCTGGGTCATTATCAAGCAGACTGGGAATTGGCGTATTTGCTATTATGTCATGATAGCTTTTCAGTCCATCAACCTAGTTCTCTTATTCTTCTTTTACAACCCACCTTCTTGGAAAGAGAAAAGAATCGAGCATGGAAAGTCTGCTAGGCAGCTCCTGAGAGAGTTTGATTGGCTTGGCTTGTTTCTGTTCCTCGCAGGCTGTACGCTTTTCATTGTAGGCGTCAGTTGGGGAGGCTCAATGGCTCCTTGGATTTCGGCGACGGTACTTGCGCCTATCATCATCGGCCTGCTGACGTTGGTTGCTCTGGGGTTTTATGAGGCCCACTGCACATTGACAGCACCACTGTTTCCGCCACGTCTGTTCAGAGCCAAGCGGCACTTTACAGTGCCGATGCTAGTTATGGCCATTGGTGGGATGCAGTACTACAGTCAAGCCACGCTCTGGCCCCGTCTATCGCAGCTCATCTACGCCAGCGACGAAGTCTCCAAAGGTCTATACGCAGAAGTTCTCCCGCTAGGCACCATAACCGGCGGTATCATTGTAGCATTCAGCAAGATGATCGGTCACCAGCGCTGGGTTATCATGTTTGCAGTCGCGCTCCAGACCGCTTGCGTAGGAGCCATGTCCACCTCTTCTATGGACAGCCCCGTCAAATCGATCTTTCTCACAGTCATTATCTCAACCTGCACTTCTGTCAACCTTCTCAATGGCATGGTTCTCGTTGGATTTGGTATCGTATATCAAGAAGACATTGGTACTGCAGCTGGTCTTGCCGGGACATCGCGTCTTCTCGCTGGCGCGGTAGCTACTGCCATTTTCGTCAATGTCACAAACAACAAATATGGACATGTTCTACCAGAGCGCGTCCGAACTAATCTTGCTTCCTTTGATCTCCCCTCTTCCACTATCGCTCGACTCGTCACCGCGGCGAGAGCAAATACCGCAGCGGGTTACGCAGCTATCCCTGGAATCACACCGTCCGTCAAAGCCGCCGCGGTACTGAGCAATCAAGAAGCCTACCTCGAGGGCGCGCACTTGTCGTATTTAGTGGCTTTGGCATTTGGATTGCTAGGCGTCGTCGCGGCTTTCTTCATTCCATCAGTAGACAAGAGAAAATACACCAGCAAGACAGTCGCTATACAGAGAAGGGACAGAAAAGAGCTCCAGGAAAGGAAAGGTGCGGAGGCAGGTCAGCAATGA
- a CDS encoding membrane protein, with amino-acid sequence MATSTVRAMSVPHSNSSASDRIEKEAHLGHATTTISLTPEQFEKLYLSPKTPRASQNATRFANAAPLGFLGFVISTFTFSMVLMGWGGANGLQAVVGIFFFTGPVLLLLSTIFLWIQAQTFFMLVCGLFSVFWLSFGMLQLPTLGLAASYSSAGNAAEGAVSEAMNATIALYLLVWGFALGTFFMFAIRINVVLAGIFGFVTIGVWILSGAYWALSDGKFSKALKLQKVCCETDYEWINVKRFRLVVH; translated from the exons ATGGCAACGAGTACTGTAAGGGCGATGTCAGTACCTCATTCCAATAGCAGCGCCTCGGATCGCATCGAAAAAGAAGCGCACCTCGGGCATGCAACCACTACCATCTCTCTTACTCCGGAGCAGTTTGAGAAACTGTACTTGTCGCCAAAGACACCGCGTGCAAGTCAGAATGCCACCAGATTTGCGAATGCTGCGCCTCTCGGCTTCTTAGG ATTTGTGATTTCAACCTTTACCTTCTCCATGGTACTGATGGGATGGGGTGGTGCAAATGGACTCCAAGCCGTCGT CGGTATTTTCTTCTTCACTGGACCAGTTCTCCTACTCCTCAGCACCATCTTTCTCTGGATTCAAGCGCAAACATTTTTCATGCTCGTCTGCGGTCTCTTCAGTGTCTTCTGGCTTTCCTTCGGCATGCTCCAACTCCCGACACTCGGCCTCGCAGCATCTTACTCGTCTGCCGGAAATGCTGCAGAAGGCGCCGTCAGTGAAGCGATGAACGCGACCATTGCGTTGTATCTGCTGGTCTGGGGCTTCGCTCTCGGTACCTTTTTTATGTTTGCAATCCGGATCAACGTGGTTCTTGCGGGAATATTTGGGTTTGTGACAATAGGGGTCTGGATATTGAGTGGCGCATATTGGGCTCTAAGTGACGGGAAGTTTTCTAAAGCGTTAAAACTGCAAAAGGTATGTTGTGAGACTGACTACGAGTGGATCAATGTTAAAAGATTCAGGCTGGTGGTGCACTGA
- a CDS encoding SufI, putative multicopper oxidase, with product MKSTLVFGVVLFGLASLFANAAALPAENTELIPRLDSRGTSKLSAFCAKHGNTPGTRQCWTPGFTAETDTTTSWPKTGVIRNYDFHIQNTTCSPDGSNPRVCILINGQIRPPTIVANWGDTIRVTVHNELQSNGTSIHWHGLRMLNNNLNDGVNGITECALAPGDSKTYEFTCTEYGTTWFHSHFGAQMADGLVGTIQINGPATADYDVDLGVMPISDWFYTTAFQTSAIAMQNGQKNLLPPFADNILVNGTAKNAQGGGAWNRVTIEKGKKYRLRLVNTASDANMIVSLDGHPFLVIANDFVAIEPYRTTHLQIAIGQRYDVVITADQLASNYWFRAQANSLCSSSSAREGRAIFNYQGQPVADPTSTAESIPFTECGDPITTPKVPIDVESRTFQSQAKDLPVMFGPVKANHNTLLWTINGTSMAVDHGHPTFDYIAKGINIPKSYNVVRVPLPSKMVYWIIQQDPHAIPIDHPIHPHGHDFFLLGKGKGQFDPERDFGQLKFMNPTRRDVAILPASGWLAIAYPADNPGVWLMHCHIVS from the coding sequence ATGAAATCTACACTCGTTTTTGGCGTCGTCCTTTTCGGGCTCGCCAGCTTATTTGCCAATGCAGCAGCACTTCCAGCTGAAAACACCGAGTTGATACCAAGACTAGACAGCCGTGGCACAAGTAAATTATCAGCATTTTGTGCAAAGCATGGGAACACTCCTGGTACTAGGCAATGCTGGACACCTGGGTTTACGGCCGAGACCGATACGACCACTTCGTGGCCCAAGACGGGAGTTATTCGCAACTACGACTTCCACATCCAAAACACCACTTGTAGCCCCGATGGCTCAAACCCTAGAGTCTGCATTTTAATCAATGGGCAAATTAGACCTCCAACGATTGTTGCCAACTGGGGGGATACTATCAGAGTTACCGTTCATAACGAGCTTCAGTCAAATGGCACATCAATCCACTGGCACGGTCTCCGCATGTTGAACAACAACCTCAATGATGGTGTTAATGGCATTACCGAATGTGCTTTGGCTCCAGGCGACTCGAAGACCTATGAGTTTACATGTACTGAGTACGGAACGACTTGGTTCCACTCTCATTTTGGAGCACAAATGGCAGACGGCCTTGTTGGAACCATTCAGATTAACGGACCAGCCACGGCCGACTATGATGTGGACCTTGGAGTGATGCCAATCTCAGATTGGTTTTACACGACAGCATTCCAAACATCCGCGATAGCTATGCAGAATGGACAGAAGAATTTGCTGCCTCCCTTCGCGGACAACATCTTGGTCAATGGTACGGCTAAGAATGCTCAGGGCGGCGGCGCCTGGAACAGGGTCACGATAGAAAAGGGCAAGAAATATCGTCTTCGACTGGTCAATACCGCGTCAGACGCGAACATGATCGTCAGCTTAGACGGACATCCGTTTCTTGTCATCGCAAACGACTTTGTGGCCATCGAGCCTTATCGGACCACTCACCTACAAATAGCTATTGGTCAGCGCTACGATGTAGTCATTACTGCGGATCAGCTCGCCAGCAATTACTGGTTCCGGGCTCAGGCCAACTCGCTCTGTAGCTCTAGTAGCGCACGTGAAGGGCGTGCCATCTTCAACTACCAAGGCCAGCCTGTCGCCGACCCCACCTCGACTGCTGAAAGCATTCCTTTCACAGAATGTGGCGATCCGATTACCACTCCCAAAGTCCCCATTGATGTCGAAAGCCGTACCTTTCAGTCCCAGGCGAAGGATCTCCCTGTAATGTTTGGTCCAGTCAAGGCGAATCACAACACTTTGCTTTGGACCATCAACGGTACCTCTATGGCGGTTGATCATGGGCATCCAACTTTCGATTATATCGCTAAGGGAATCAATATTCCTAAGTCATACAATGTTGTTAGAGTGCCATTGCCCTCCAAGATGGTTTACTGGATCATTCAGCAGGATCCTCATGCCATCCCTATTGACCATCCCATTCATCCCCATGGCCACGACTTTTTTCTGCTAGGCAAAGGTAAGGGTCAATTCGACCCTGAGCGTGATTTTGGCCAGTTGAAATTCATGAATCCGACCCGTCGAGATGTTGCAATACTTCCAGCAAGCGGGTGGCTCGCGATAGCTTACCCCGCGGATAATCCAGGTGTTTGGTTGATGCACTGTCACATTGTAAGCTAG
- a CDS encoding URH1, Inosine-uridine nucleoside N-ribohydrolase, which translates to MFARGALTYALAILSLSTVVEPTSRPDVKNLIVDTDLFDAIDDTAALLLACTLPNANLLAVNVNVNSTYTALAASAIVNHYGYSTVPIGLPRPFTNKTSSEPFGGEYDTKVAAGWSGGSVPWGHINNTWDPVELYRKTLAEAQNNSVTIVSIGFMGSISGLLNTTADKYSALDGYGLVKAKVKELVVMGGGYLPEYSLDQEYNFAQQDAPHVVNTWPECVPMTFLGAEVGVEVFTGARLTACGPPDDPVRASFEWWGGYNVSQYSWDHLTMVYAVRGLGNWYEFGNKNGYNYLYPNGTNIWVEDKRRTNQHYLQLKISNVTVAKEMDNLLLRGAWTHAKLD; encoded by the exons ATGTTCGCCCGGGGCGCATTGACGTATGCGCTGGCAATCCTGTCTTTGTCGACCGTAGTTGAGCCGACTTCCCGACCAGATGTCAAAAATCTAATTGTAGACACCGACCTTTTCGATGCGATTGA TGATACAGCGGCGCTGCTTCTTGCATGCACGCTCCCAAACGCAAATCTTCTAGCCGTAAACGTCAACGTCAATTCAACATATACCGCGCTCGCTGCATCTGCTATCGTGAACCATTATGGTTATAGCACCGTTCCGATTGGGTTACCGCGGCCGTTCACCAACAAAACCTCCTCTGAGCCATTTGGAGGCGAATATGACACCAAGGTAGCGGCAGGGTGGTCGGGCGGTTCGGTGCCTTGGGGACATATAAATAACACATGGGACCCAGTAGAGCTATATCGCAAGACGTTAGCCGAAGCGCAGAACAACAGCGTAACCATTGTATCCATCGGATTCATGGGGTCCATTTCTGGTCTTCTCAATACGACTGCAGACAAGTATTCAGCCTTGGACGGATACGGTCTTGTGAAAGCAAAGGTCAAGGAGCTAGTGGTCATGGGTGGCGGGTATCTACCGGAGTACTCTCTTGACCAGGAGTACAATTTTGCGCAACAGGATGCACCGCACGTCGTGAACACCTGGCCCGAGTGTGTTCCTATGACATTTCTCGGTGCAGAAGTCGGCGTGGAAGTCTTTACTGGTGCTCGTCTCACCGCGTGCGGTCCACCCGATGATCCAGTCAGAGCGAGTTTTGAATGGTGGGGGGGATACAATGTCTCACAATACTCGTGGGATCATCTTACTATGGTGTACGCCGTCAGAGGGCTGGGCAACTGGTACGAATTTGGCAACAAGAACGGATATAACTATCTCTATCCCAACGGGACCAATATCTGGGTGGAAGACAAACGCAGGACCAATCAGCACTATCTGCAGCTGAAGATCTCGAATGTGACAGTAGCGAAAGAGATGGATAATCTATTACTGCGGGGCGCTTGGACCCATGCCAAACTGGATTGA